The following DNA comes from Plectropomus leopardus isolate mb unplaced genomic scaffold, YSFRI_Pleo_2.0 unplaced_scaffold22704, whole genome shotgun sequence.
TATCGCTAAGGATCTGGGCCTGGATTTGGGCAAACTGTCTGCTCGCAAGGCTCGCATCGATACTGAAGATAACAACGTGAAGTACTGCGGTGTAAATCTCAACACCGGAGATTTGATCGTACAAGAAAGGATTGACAGAGAGGGGCTTTGTGCGAAAAAGGCTTCGTGTGTCGTAAAACAGGAACTTGTATTGGAAAATCCTTTAGAGCTTCACCGTATTAGTATCCGCGTTCAAGATATTAATGACAATTCACCCCAGTTTAAAGAGGAGTCACTTAATTTTGAAATCAGAGAATCAGCCGTAAAGGGTGCGGGTTTTCTCTTGGATGAGGCACACGACACAGACATCGGAGAAAATGCTGTTCAGGGCTATTCGCTTCAGAAGAATGATCATTTCAAATTAAGTGTAAAGACAAAGGGCGGTGGACGGAAATATGGTGAACTAGTCTTAGACAAAGAATTAGATAGAGAGGACAAAAAG
Coding sequences within:
- the LOC121966004 gene encoding protocadherin beta-15-like, translated to MGCSRIALLYGLAFIFLVLNLVFGDVSYSIPEEMKRGSVIGNIAKDLGLDLGKLSARKARIDTEDNNVKYCGVNLNTGDLIVQERIDREGLCAKKASCVVKQELVLENPLELHRISIRVQDINDNSPQFKEESLNFEIRESAVKGAGFLLDEAHDTDIGENAVQGYSLQKNDHFKLSVKTKGGGRKYGELVLDKELDREDKKELSL